Proteins from one Candidatus Omnitrophota bacterium genomic window:
- a CDS encoding glycosyltransferase family 4 protein, whose amino-acid sequence MKILQVHNYYKQSGGEDEVFAAETEILRQNGNEVLTQTTCNSSIDEMSRPRLALHTIWSESSRNNFFQLLKNNRPDIVHFHNIFPLISPSVYYVCKQLKIPTVQTLHNYRLICPAAILFRDSAICEDCFNSCCFCPGIRHGCYHDSHLQTAVISSMLISHRLFGTWKNKVNFYIALTEFSRKKFIQGGLPKDKVVVKPNFIYPEIESGKSKNRYILFVGRLSPEKGIMTLLGAWKLLKNVPLKIVGGGPLEKTALENLEAEGLKDIEFLGRKSHQETVELIKKAYCLIFPSNWYECFPMVIIESFASSTPVIASRLGAMEDIIDEGRNGIFFEPQNPKDLAQKVNYVWNNSDKIAIMGQEARKDYQDKYSANRNYKLLMDIYYRAIDQANA is encoded by the coding sequence ATGAAGATTCTTCAGGTTCATAATTATTATAAACAGTCCGGAGGTGAGGATGAGGTTTTTGCTGCTGAAACAGAAATCTTACGTCAGAATGGGAACGAAGTTTTAACCCAGACAACTTGCAATAGCTCAATCGATGAAATGTCGCGGCCAAGACTGGCTTTGCACACTATATGGTCAGAGAGCTCTAGGAATAATTTCTTTCAATTATTAAAGAATAATCGGCCAGACATAGTCCACTTTCATAATATTTTTCCTCTTATTTCTCCCTCGGTCTATTACGTTTGCAAGCAGCTTAAAATTCCAACAGTCCAGACTCTCCATAATTATCGGCTGATATGCCCGGCGGCTATTCTTTTTAGAGATTCAGCGATATGTGAGGATTGTTTTAATTCTTGTTGTTTTTGTCCCGGGATTCGACATGGCTGTTATCATGATTCACATTTACAGACAGCGGTTATTTCTAGTATGTTAATTTCCCATCGTTTATTTGGAACTTGGAAAAACAAGGTTAATTTTTACATAGCTCTTACTGAATTTTCACGGAAAAAATTTATCCAAGGGGGCTTGCCAAAAGATAAGGTGGTAGTCAAACCTAATTTTATTTATCCTGAGATAGAATCGGGTAAAAGCAAAAACAGATATATTCTTTTCGTCGGTCGCCTTTCTCCGGAAAAAGGAATAATGACACTTCTTGGGGCTTGGAAGCTTCTAAAAAATGTTCCTTTAAAGATTGTTGGGGGAGGACCTCTGGAGAAAACAGCCTTAGAAAACTTAGAAGCAGAAGGTTTAAAAGATATAGAGTTTTTAGGACGGAAGTCTCACCAAGAGACAGTTGAATTAATAAAGAAGGCTTATTGCTTAATATTTCCTTCAAATTGGTACGAATGTTTTCCGATGGTAATAATTGAGTCTTTTGCTAGTTCAACTCCAGTGATTGCTTCTAGACTGGGAGCAATGGAAGATATTATCGATGAGGGCAGAAATGGAATTTTCTTTGAGCCGCAAAATCCTAAAGATCTTGCCCAGAAAGTAAACTATGTTTGGAATAATAGTGACAAAATTGCTATAATGGGACAAGAAGCCAGGAAAGACTACCAGGATAAATATTCTGCCAATAGGAACTATAAGCTACTTATGGATATTTATTATAGAGCTATTGATCAAGCTAATGCTTAA
- a CDS encoding WecB/TagA/CpsF family glycosyltransferase, with the protein MEKDIEAISILGTKLNIIQIPGVIDIMERWIKEVETGNYIVIANANDVMMGRKYQAVNQSINESSLSVADGISLVWAARVQGRHLERRVYGPDLMLEFLKTSCHKEYSHFFYGSDPDTLKTMVDKIKTKFPQIKISGFYSPPFRKLTDSEDEAVAKMINQSCPDVLWVGLGCPRQQLWMHEHRDKLKVPVMAGVGAAFDFIAGTKLQAPQWMRNNGFEWLFRLVTEPKRLWKRYLVGNFIFLWLYLKELVKIKFLKFSQQFKP; encoded by the coding sequence ATGGAGAAAGATATTGAGGCTATTAGCATCTTAGGCACTAAGCTTAACATTATCCAAATCCCAGGAGTTATTGATATCATGGAGCGTTGGATTAAGGAGGTTGAAACCGGCAATTATATTGTTATAGCCAATGCTAATGATGTAATGATGGGTAGAAAGTATCAAGCTGTTAATCAGTCCATTAATGAAAGTAGCCTTTCGGTTGCCGATGGAATTTCTTTAGTTTGGGCAGCCAGAGTTCAAGGTCGGCATCTAGAACGACGGGTCTACGGCCCGGACCTAATGCTTGAATTTTTAAAAACTAGTTGCCATAAAGAATATTCGCATTTTTTCTATGGTTCCGATCCAGACACTTTAAAAACAATGGTAGATAAAATAAAGACAAAATTTCCACAAATAAAAATAAGCGGGTTTTATTCTCCGCCTTTTAGGAAACTGACCGATAGCGAAGATGAGGCTGTAGCTAAGATGATTAATCAGTCTTGTCCTGACGTGTTATGGGTGGGGTTGGGTTGTCCCAGACAGCAACTTTGGATGCATGAGCATAGAGATAAACTAAAAGTTCCGGTCATGGCAGGGGTGGGGGCGGCTTTTGACTTTATAGCTGGGACTAAGTTACAAGCTCCCCAATGGATGCGTAACAATGGATTTGAATGGTTATTTCGTTTAGTCACCGAGCCCAAGAGGTTGTGGAAGCGATATTTGGTTGGTAATTTTATATTTTTATGGTTATACTTAAAAGAGTTAGTTAAAATAAAGTTTTTAAAGTTTTCGCAGCAATTTAAACCTTAG
- a CDS encoding NTP transferase domain-containing protein, which yields MKAVILCGGRGTRIRDASEVLPKSMLPVGNMPLLWHIMKIYAHYGIKDFVLCLGYKGWAIKEFFLNYQAKVFDVVLKLDKENSIIYGQNHHEKLDWKISLVETGEESQTGARIWNARKYLEDCDMFCVTYGDGVGNIDIKSLIEVHKKSGLLGTITGVHPSGRFGEIETKGKIISSFAEKPNVSFGSYNGGFMVFDRKVLGKYFRSGKDLILEAETLPNMVNDKQLGIYEHNGFWQCVDTNRELEILEGLWNSSNPPWKVW from the coding sequence ATGAAAGCAGTAATATTATGTGGAGGAAGAGGGACAAGAATTAGAGATGCCTCAGAAGTTTTACCTAAGTCAATGCTTCCGGTGGGCAATATGCCCTTGCTTTGGCATATAATGAAAATTTACGCTCATTATGGGATAAAAGATTTCGTTTTATGCCTTGGTTATAAAGGGTGGGCGATAAAAGAGTTTTTTTTAAATTATCAAGCTAAGGTTTTTGATGTAGTGTTGAAGTTAGATAAAGAAAATTCAATAATTTATGGCCAAAACCATCATGAAAAGTTAGATTGGAAAATCTCGCTTGTAGAAACAGGCGAAGAATCACAAACCGGAGCAAGAATTTGGAATGCACGCAAATATTTAGAAGATTGTGATATGTTTTGTGTAACTTATGGTGACGGTGTTGGCAATATCGACATCAAATCTTTAATAGAAGTTCATAAAAAATCGGGTTTACTTGGCACAATAACTGGAGTTCATCCTTCAGGCCGTTTTGGCGAAATAGAGACAAAAGGTAAGATTATTTCTTCTTTCGCAGAGAAGCCAAATGTAAGCTTTGGTTCTTATAATGGCGGGTTTATGGTTTTTGATAGAAAAGTTTTAGGAAAATATTTTAGATCTGGAAAAGATTTGATATTGGAGGCAGAAACTTTGCCTAATATGGTGAATGACAAGCAGTTAGGAATATATGAGCATAATGGTTTTTGGCAATGTGTTGACACTAATCGGGAATTAGAAATATTGGAGGGTTTATGGAATTCTTCTAATCCTCCTTGGAAAGTATGGTGA
- a CDS encoding GDP-mannose 4,6-dehydratase, with amino-acid sequence MVNTQVKFWKGKRVLITGYEGFLGSNLAKVLLNFGAKISGLDILTRRKDTILTQKELAKIKIIKGNVDNLSLVKRILRNDKIEVIFHLAAEALVGECLKRPVKGFSTNIKGTWNILEAWRQTKIAKAIVVASSDKAYGSHSKLPYKEDSALCGLHPYDVSKSCADLIAHAYHNTYGAPVVITRCGNIFGPGDFNFSRIVPETLRSVIRNKTLVIRSDGKFTRDYVYVDDIVAGYINLAQKSKKLKLFGQAFNFSAEQPLSVLALVKLIYKLADRRSNYKILKQAKYEIKHQYLSSRKAARVLGWKPKLKLDKALEKTYQWYKDNLSK; translated from the coding sequence ATGGTGAATACGCAAGTAAAATTTTGGAAAGGCAAAAGAGTCTTGATTACGGGCTATGAAGGATTCTTAGGATCTAATCTTGCTAAAGTTCTGCTAAACTTTGGTGCAAAGATATCGGGTTTGGATATTTTGACTAGAAGAAAAGATACAATCCTTACTCAAAAAGAATTAGCCAAGATAAAGATAATTAAAGGAAATGTTGATAATTTATCTTTAGTAAAGAGGATTTTAAGGAATGATAAAATAGAGGTTATTTTTCATCTCGCTGCAGAGGCTTTAGTTGGCGAGTGTCTAAAAAGACCAGTCAAAGGATTTTCGACCAATATTAAGGGAACTTGGAATATTTTAGAAGCTTGGCGGCAAACAAAAATAGCCAAAGCAATAGTTGTAGCTTCAAGCGATAAAGCCTACGGAAGTCATTCTAAGCTTCCTTATAAAGAAGATAGTGCGCTTTGCGGTTTGCATCCCTATGATGTTTCGAAGTCATGTGCTGACTTAATTGCTCATGCTTATCATAATACCTATGGAGCGCCGGTAGTGATAACTCGCTGTGGTAACATTTTTGGTCCGGGAGACTTCAATTTTTCCAGAATTGTTCCTGAAACCTTACGTTCGGTAATTAGAAATAAAACTTTGGTTATTCGTAGTGATGGAAAGTTCACTCGTGATTATGTATATGTTGATGATATTGTAGCCGGATATATAAACTTAGCTCAAAAATCTAAAAAGTTAAAACTATTTGGCCAGGCTTTTAATTTTAGCGCCGAGCAGCCGCTTTCAGTTTTAGCTTTGGTAAAGTTGATTTATAAATTAGCTGACAGAAGATCTAACTATAAAATCTTAAAACAGGCGAAATATGAAATTAAGCATCAATATCTTTCATCTAGGAAGGCTGCTAGAGTTCTTGGCTGGAAACCAAAGCTGAAGCTAGATAAGGCTTTGGAGAAAACTTACCAGTGGTATAAAGATAATCTAAGCAAATGA
- a CDS encoding MBL fold metallo-hydrolase: MKINFLGTNGWYDTDTGNTLCILIETKKEYIILDAGGGFYKIGQYIKKKKPIYLFLSHFHLDHIIGLHTLLLGNFSQGIKLYGPPGVKKYLSQIVNYPYTAPISKLKTKVIVNQIKKEVRFPFKVEFGKLLHPSLCYGYRFNLEGKTIVYCTDTGICSNLYKLARDSDLFITECSATAGKKEKDWPHLTAQDAAKVAKKSQVKKLFLVHFNASLFKTEKQRNMAKAQAKEIFGNTFAASDGQVVNL, encoded by the coding sequence ATGAAGATAAATTTTTTAGGAACAAATGGATGGTACGATACTGATACCGGAAATACTCTTTGTATTCTTATTGAAACTAAAAAAGAATATATTATTCTCGATGCCGGAGGCGGTTTTTACAAAATTGGTCAATATATAAAGAAAAAGAAGCCAATTTATCTTTTCTTAAGCCATTTTCATCTCGACCACATTATTGGACTTCATACCTTATTGCTAGGTAACTTTTCTCAGGGGATTAAGCTTTACGGACCACCGGGAGTAAAGAAATACTTATCACAAATAGTAAATTATCCTTATACAGCGCCAATTTCTAAGTTAAAAACAAAGGTTATCGTTAATCAAATTAAAAAAGAAGTACGTTTTCCTTTTAAGGTTGAGTTTGGCAAGCTGCTTCATCCTTCATTATGTTACGGCTATCGGTTTAATTTGGAAGGCAAAACAATTGTTTATTGCACCGATACCGGAATTTGCAGTAATTTATATAAGTTAGCTAGGGATTCTGATTTATTTATTACTGAATGCTCGGCGACTGCCGGAAAAAAGGAAAAGGATTGGCCTCATTTAACGGCTCAGGATGCAGCTAAGGTTGCTAAGAAATCCCAAGTAAAAAAATTATTTTTAGTTCATTTTAATGCTTCCTTATTTAAAACTGAAAAGCAACGCAATATGGCTAAGGCACAAGCAAAAGAGATATTTGGGAATACTTTTGCGGCCAGTGACGGACAAGTAGTTAATTTATAA
- a CDS encoding acetaldehyde dehydrogenase (acetylating) encodes MKKTPVAIIGTGNIGTDLLIKIQRSSILECVLFTGRRLDSRGMQRARLLGVPISDQSIKAIQRNHNICDIVFDATSAKAHQYHAPILKKLGKIAIDLTPSKVGKMCIPVINMNQCLDENNVNLVTCGGQAAIPIAHAIMRVHPETEYIEVVASIASKSAGLGTRDNIDEFTQTTGDAILNFTGVPRAKAIIILNPAEPPVLMHNTIYAQITKPKIKKMTAAINDIVNKVQKYVPGYKVTVGPVAEGNRVTVMIEVVGLGDFLPKYSGNLDIITCAAVNIAESFAQKKIRGKVPL; translated from the coding sequence ATGAAGAAAACACCCGTAGCTATAATTGGTACTGGAAATATTGGTACTGATCTTTTAATTAAGATCCAGCGTTCGTCAATTTTAGAATGTGTTCTTTTTACTGGCCGGCGTCTAGATTCACGGGGCATGCAAAGAGCAAGGTTGCTTGGCGTACCCATTTCCGATCAATCAATAAAAGCCATTCAGAGAAATCATAATATTTGCGATATAGTCTTTGACGCAACCTCAGCTAAAGCTCATCAATATCACGCACCAATTTTAAAGAAATTAGGTAAGATCGCTATAGACTTAACGCCTTCAAAAGTTGGCAAGATGTGTATACCGGTTATTAACATGAACCAATGTTTAGATGAAAATAATGTGAATTTGGTTACTTGCGGCGGTCAAGCAGCTATTCCAATAGCTCATGCAATTATGAGGGTGCATCCGGAGACCGAATATATAGAAGTTGTAGCAAGTATTGCTTCTAAATCCGCGGGCCTTGGGACTAGAGATAATATTGATGAGTTTACTCAGACTACCGGTGATGCTATTTTAAATTTTACCGGAGTTCCTCGGGCAAAGGCAATTATTATTTTAAATCCGGCTGAACCACCAGTTTTAATGCACAATACCATTTATGCCCAGATTACTAAGCCAAAGATCAAAAAAATGACTGCGGCAATAAATGATATTGTTAACAAGGTTCAAAAATATGTTCCTGGTTATAAAGTAACTGTGGGTCCAGTGGCCGAGGGCAATCGGGTAACGGTTATGATTGAGGTGGTGGGTTTGGGCGATTTTCTTCCTAAATATTCCGGCAACTTAGATATTATTACCTGCGCTGCTGTGAATATTGCGGAAAGTTTTGCTCAAAAAAAGATAAGAGGCAAAGTGCCTTTATGA
- the dmpG gene encoding 4-hydroxy-2-oxovalerate aldolase encodes MKKRKKILFFDSTLRDGSHAISHQLKASQIKQYCKYADDSGLHTIIVGHGNGLSASSLQVGLSALSDTEMIVTARKNLKATKLGVFLIPGFGTIKDDLAPAIDQGVDLVCVASHCTEANVTRQHIEYVRKRGKAAYGVLMMQHMASAERLSEEAHKMQDYGALGVILMDSAGASHPEMVSERVGLLVKNLDCQVGFHAHNNLGLAIANSYSAIKAGATIIDGTVRGFGAGAGNCQIEVLAGLLYKIGVKTGLDLYKLMDVGDEVVTKLSEKSQGVSSISLISGITGVFSGFSKHVEKAAKRFGVDPRDIFMELGKRKMVAGQEDYIVDVAMYLAQKKTGQKDSYQIESLS; translated from the coding sequence ATGAAAAAAAGGAAAAAGATTTTATTCTTTGATTCTACTTTGCGCGATGGGTCTCATGCAATTAGCCATCAGCTGAAAGCTTCCCAGATTAAGCAATATTGTAAGTATGCAGATGACTCAGGGTTACATACAATTATTGTCGGCCATGGAAATGGTCTAAGTGCCTCATCTTTGCAGGTAGGGTTGTCGGCTCTTTCTGATACAGAGATGATTGTAACTGCTCGCAAGAATCTTAAAGCTACGAAATTGGGAGTTTTTTTGATTCCTGGTTTTGGTACAATTAAGGATGATCTTGCTCCGGCAATTGATCAAGGGGTTGATTTAGTTTGTGTTGCTTCTCATTGTACCGAGGCTAATGTTACTCGTCAACATATCGAATACGTAAGAAAACGAGGCAAAGCCGCTTATGGGGTTTTAATGATGCAGCATATGGCTTCAGCCGAACGTTTATCCGAAGAAGCTCACAAAATGCAAGATTATGGCGCATTGGGTGTTATTTTAATGGATTCTGCCGGAGCTTCTCATCCGGAGATGGTTTCAGAGCGGGTTGGCCTACTAGTTAAGAATCTTGATTGTCAAGTTGGATTCCATGCTCATAATAATTTAGGTTTAGCGATTGCTAATTCATACAGTGCAATTAAAGCTGGGGCTACAATTATTGATGGAACAGTTAGGGGTTTTGGGGCTGGGGCCGGGAATTGTCAAATTGAAGTTTTAGCAGGATTGCTCTATAAAATTGGCGTAAAGACAGGTCTAGATTTATATAAATTGATGGATGTTGGTGATGAAGTAGTAACTAAATTGAGTGAGAAATCTCAAGGTGTGAGCTCAATTAGCCTAATTAGCGGAATAACTGGGGTTTTTTCGGGTTTTTCTAAACATGTTGAGAAAGCAGCTAAGCGATTTGGCGTTGATCCGCGAGATATTTTTATGGAGTTAGGAAAAAGAAAAATGGTAGCCGGGCAGGAAGATTATATTGTTGACGTGGCAATGTATTTAGCTCAGAAGAAAACTGGCCAGAAAGACAGCTATCAGATAGAATCACTTTCTTAA